In a single window of the Drosophila subpulchrella strain 33 F10 #4 breed RU33 chromosome X, RU_Dsub_v1.1 Primary Assembly, whole genome shotgun sequence genome:
- the LOC119556704 gene encoding monocyte to macrophage differentiation factor — protein MSTSEGSGHASGIRNGSGHGKGEVDGNLSLMQDLQNKYAFLENLFSKFWKSIIKSNSKLKLQLRNVKWKNAKAKPGCAYQPTEIEQVANVITHGIWILPAVFAAITLFERSSSASQYLVSWVYGGALCMLFTVSTFFHCSCYCAEHKPPSNVKAWPCLGWQTYQGLKNVLHRCDRAMIYVFIAGSYFPWLTLENTDHSAILFCMEWVIWLMAGIGIAYQQLFHERYKCLETFFYLVMGLGPALVVVFTGHHFHGMLQLKFGGAFYILGIVFFKADGMIPMAHAIWHLFVVLAAGCHYYAILVNLYPDGEGAIGP, from the exons ATGAGCACCAGCGAAGGGAGTGGCCACGCCAGTGGGATCCGGAATGGCAGTGGACATGGGAAGGGCGAGGTCGATGGTAACCTCAGCCTGATGCAGGACCTGCAGAATAAGTACGCCTTCCTTGAGAATTTATTTAGCAAGTTTTGGAAGTCCATCATCAAGTCGAATTCCAAACTCAAGCTGCAGCTGCGCAATGTCAAATGGAAGAATGCCAAGGCGAAGCCCGGCTGTGCCTACCAGCCAACGGAG ATTGAACAGGTGGCCAATGTGATTACTCACGGGATTTGGATACTGCCCGCCGTGTTTGCGGCCATAACGCTGTTCGAACGCTCATCCAGTGCCAGCCAGTATTTGGTTTCCTGGGTCTATGGCGGTGCCCTCTGCATGCTCTTCACGGTGTCGACCTTCTTCCACTGCTCCTGCTACTGTGCCGAGCACAA ACCTCCGAGCAATGTCAAGGCCTGGCCCTGTCTGGGCTGGCAGACGTACCAGGGTCTGAAGAACGTGCTCCATCGGTGCGACAGGGCCATGATCTATGTGTTCATCGCCGGCTCCTACTTCCCCTGGCTCACGCTGGAGAACACCGACCACTCGGCCATACTCTTCTGCATGGAGTGGGTCATCTGGCTGATGGCGGGCATAGGCATTGCCTACCAGCAG CTCTTCCACGAGCGCTACAAGTGCTTGGAGACGTTCTTCTACCTGGTGATGGGCCTGGGACCGGCCTTGGTGGTGGTCTTTACTGGCCATCACTTCCACGGGATGCTGCAGCTAAAGTTCGGCGGCGCCTTCTACATCCTGGGCATTGTGTTCTTCAAGGCGGACGGCATGATACCCATGGCCCATGCCATTTGGCATCTCTTTGTGGTGCTGGCCGCCGGCTGTCACTACTATGCCATCCTGGTGAACCTGTATCCCGATGGCGAGGGAGCCATCGGTCCGTGA